The Gemmatimonadales bacterium DNA window GGCACGGATGGCGTCCACGAGCAGAAGCTTGCCGGCGGACTCAATGTATGGAAGGAGGTTCATGCCCCAGGTGCCACCGTCCATCAACTCGACGCCGTCCCCCACCTCAAACCGGTCACGGAATTGCTCGAGCGCGATGATGCCGACGCCGTCGTCTCCCATGATCGGGTTGCCGAGGCCCAGGACGAGGACCGGCCGGTGGCTATTCGTCCACATAGTCGACGTCGGCATCGATGTAGTGCCCACCGCTGACGATCCCGGACAGGCCGCCGCCATGTTCGGTGATCTCCTTCCGGAGCACCAGGTAGATGTGGATGATCGGGAAGATGATGAACCACCACACGCACAGATGGTGAATCAGCCGGACGATCTGGATGCCGCCGATGGCGGTCGTCATCGGCTGCGTCACCGAGTACCAGAACCCGCCAGGGTTGGCCTGCCCGAACATCGCGAACCCGGTCAGGGCCACCACGACAGCGACGACGTAGGTGAAAGTGTAACTCAGCTGCTGGAGCGGATTGTGCCCGATATAGTGGACTTCATCGCCCTTCCCGATCATCAGGTAGTACTTGACCTGCGTCCACAAGTTGACCCAATCCCGCTTTCGGATCGGGAAGAGCGCGGGGAGCCGCTCGAACTGGTTGCCTGCGAAGAGCCAGTACACGCGGACGAGCCCGGTCATGACGAGGACGCCGGCGGCGATGAAGTGCGCCAGTCGGATGTAGCCCATCAGGTACTGCGGGGGCCCACCGGTCGTCAGGAAGTAGGGCCGACCGATGTAGAGCCCGGTCACAATGAGCACCACGATGGCCAGCGCAGCGATCCAGTGCATCGCGCGCAGTGGAGCTCCCCAGGGTGCCACCCAGCGGTAGTTGCCGCTGGGGGGCGCAAACCGCGCGCCGAGCGGGAAGAGGGACGAATCGGCCATCGGCGGCGGCGCGGGGCCGTGCCGCGGAGTGGAGGACGTCATTGGACCTTGACCTCCACCACGGGATGACCATCGGCGTCGAGGACATGCACGCCGCAGGCCATGCAGGGGTCAAACGAGTGGATCGTGCGCAGGATCTCGAGCGGCTGCTCCGGGCGCAGGAGTGGATGGTGGTCCATCAGCGCCGCCTCGTAGGGACCCGGCACCCCCTGTTCATCGCGCGGCGAGCAGTTCCAGGTGCTCGGCACCACGCACTGGTACCGCGAAATCTTGCCGTCCTCGATCTGCACCCAGTGGCCCAGGGCGCCGCGCGAGGCGTCCAGGTAGCCGTATCCCTGGGCCGTCTTCGGCCAGGTCTCGGGATCCCACTTGTCACCGTTGAAGGTGCGGGTGTCGCCGTTCTTGATACGACTGACCAACTGTCCGTACCAGTTCTGCATCTGGTTGGCCAACAGCACGGTCTCCATGCAGCGGGCGCCCACGCGCCCGAGCGTCGAGAAGAGGGCGGCGGGGGGCACATCGAGCCGGTTGAGCAGCTCGTTGGTGATCTCCTTGATATCCTTCTGCCCGGCCGCGTATCCCACCACCATCCGGGCCAGGGGGCCGACCTCCATGGCGCGCCCGTCATACCGGGGGGACTTCATCCAGGTGTACTTCTTCTCCCCCTGCAGGTAGGTCCAGGGGGTCGGCGGCCCGGTGTACTTCGGTACCGTCTCCCCTTCCCACGGGTGCAGGGACGCGGCGTCGCCGCCGGCATACTCGTACCAGGAGCTGGTGATCCCTTCCTTCACCAGGGTATGGTCGTACGGATACACCTTGGAGAGGTCGCGGTTCATCACGATGCCGCGGGGGAAGTAGAGCGAATCCAGGTCATTGGTGTCCACCGAGGCGTATTCACCGACCGTCAGGTAGTTGCCGGTCCCGCCGCCGATGGCGCCCCAGTCCTTGTAGAATCCGGCAATGGCCTGCACGTCGGGCCAGTACACCTCGTCCACGAACCGCTTGGCGCGGGTGATCATCGCCTGCACGTCGGAGAGGCGCGCTGCGTTGATGGTGGCCGTGTCGTTGAGGTTGATGGCGCTCGCCATCCCGCCGACGAGGAAGTTCGGGTGCGGGTTCTTGCCGCCGAAGATCGTGTGCAGGCGAATGACGTCCTTCTGCCAGTCGAGCGCCTCGAGGTAGTGCGCCACCGCGAGGAGATTGACCTCCGGCGGGAGCTTGTAGGCCGGGTGGCCCCAGTACCCGTTGGTGAAGATCCCGAGCTGTCCCCCGGCGGCAAAGGTCTTGATCCGGTTCTGCACCTCCGCGAAGTACGTGGCGGAGTTGTTGGGCCAGGGGGAGATGCTCTTGGCGATGGCCGCGGTCTTGGCCGGATCGGCGCTGAGCGAGCTGATGATGTCCACCCAGTCGAGCGCGTGCAGGTGGTAGAAGTGGATCACGTGGTCCTGGATGGTCTGCATCCCGTGGACCAGGTTCCGGATCAGGGTCGCGTTCGGCGGGATCGTGATGCCCAGGGCGTCTTCCACCGCGCGACAGGAGGCGACGGCGTGCACCACGGTGCAGACGCCGCAGATCCGCTGGGTGAAGGCCCAGGCATCGCGCGGGTCGCGCCCGGTCATGATCGTTTCGATGCCGCGGAACTGCGTGGACGATGCCCACGCGGTGGAGATCATCTGGTTTTCCGCCTGGCACTCGATCCGGAGGTGCCCTTCAATCCGGGTGATGGGGTCTACGACCACTTTAATCTTGGCCATCGTGACCTCCCTCTTCCGCCGCCGCCGCTTTCTTGCGCGAGCGAATCTGGTGAACGGTTGTGGCGGTGGCGTGGGCGGCCACCCCGGCAATGGTCCCGACCGCCAGGGCCGCGCCAATTGTATCGGCGGTCTGCTCGATCCCGATCCCGGCCACGTTGGGCAGCCGGTTGTAGAACGGGGTCATGGTGTCCCAGAAGCCGCGCTCGGTGCAGCCGATGCAGGGATGCCCCGCGCCGATGGGCCAGCTGGTCTTCATGTTCCATTGGAAAATCGGGCAGGGGCTGAACGTCGCCGGTCCCTTGCACCCGACCTTGTAGAGGCACCACCCCTTGCGGGCCGCATCGTCGTCGAACACCTCCACATACTGGCCGGCGTCAAAGTTGGCGCGGCGGGGGCACTGGTCATGAATCCGCGCGCCGTACGCGAAGAGCGGGCGGCCATCGGAATCAAGCTCCGGGAGCCCGCCGAAAGTCAGGTAGTGGACCAGGGTCGCCGTGACCGTCTCGGCGATGGGAGGGCAGCCGGTCAGATGGACCACCGGCTTGTCCTTGATGATCTCGGCAATGCCCACCGCACCCGTGGGGTTCGGCTTGGCGGCCTGGACGCTGCCCCAGTGGGCGCACGCACCGACGCCGATCACCGCCTTGGCCCCCGCGGCAGCCTCGATGAGCACGTCCTTGGCGGTGCGGCCGCCCAATGTCGTATATATACCGTCCTCGGCGAGCGGCACGGAGCCGGTCACCACGAGCAGGTACTCCCCCATGTTGGCCTTCATCGAGGCCTTCAGCGCATCCTCTGCCGCCGTGCCGGACGCGGCCATGAGAGTGTGGGAGTAGTCCAGGGAGACGATGTTCAGGATCAGCTCGCCGATCGAGGGGTCCGCGCTTCGGAGCACGCTCTCGACGCAGCCGGTGCACTCCTGCAGCTGAATCCAGATGACCACGGGCCGCTTGACGCCTTCCAGCGCGGCGGCCACGCGCGGGGCCGCCATTTCGGTCAGGCCGAGGAGCACGGCCATCTGGCCGCAGAACTCGAGGAAGTCGCGGCGGGAGACGCCACTCGACTCGAGATGCTCGCCGAGGGTTTGATCCTGCGCCCACGGAAACTGCGTCGGAAAGAACATCGTCTGAACCTCCGGTCCACTTGGTGCGGGATGGACCGGCGGCGGGAGGAGCCCGCCGTCGGGGGGAATCCAACTGCATCAACATCCGAGTCACCAGATAAATCGGATCTGAAGAGTTTCTGAAGATGACTTCAGTAATCCTACGGAGGTGGACAGCGGATGCCAGGGCCAGTCCCGCGTGCGCTTCTGCCGAGCGGTTCAACAATCTTCAGGACACCCGCGGAATTCACGATACGAGTGGGCCGGAACCCAAGATTTCCCAAAGAGTTAGTGAAGGAATCATAAACTTTGTAACGATACCCCCGTATTGCCACGGAGACCCATTGCGCGAAAGCACGGATGAGGAAAAATTGCCATCGTCCTCACTCACTCAAGGGTCATTACTATGATGCCTCGCGCTTTCGGTTCCCGCTCGTTCGCCGCACTCTTCGGCGCACTGGCCCTCGTATTCGTCGTTGGCTGCACCGAGACGAACACCGTCTACGAAACCGTCGAACGGCCGCAGTTCAATCCGCCGCCGGACTCGGTCAACGGCTACATGGGCTACTATACCGCCGCCACCAAGCAGACGACCTGCGGCAACTGCCACTCCGGCTACCAGGGCCAGTGGGTCACCACCGCCCACGCCGACGCCTACGATGCCTTGGTGAACTCCGGCCATGCGGCGTCCTACTGCTATGGCTGCCACACGGTCAGCGACGCCGGCAACAGCGGCGCCGCGTCCGGACAGCCCGGCGGCTGGAACGCGGTCGAGAGCCCGGCCTATCACGATGTGCAGTGCGAAAGCTGCCACGGCCCGGGCTACACCCACGTCTCGGACCCGAACCCGGACAACCATCCGTTCGCGCGGGCCGGCCTGAAGGACACGGTCATGAGCTGCGGCGGGTGCCACAGCGGCGCGCACGAGCCGTTCGTGGAGCAGTGGTCGCAGACCGCCCACGCCGACTCTGCAGCCAACGCCTATCCGGCGGGTGGCGGCACCGGGTGCGGCGCCGGCTGTCACGAGGGCCGCGCGGCGCTCGCCCGCTTCAACGGCAGCCCGAGCCATTACGTGGAGAAGGACTCCGTCGGGCAGGAAACGACTCTCCCGCCGGCCACCTGCGCCGTCTGCCACGATCCGCACGGCAGCCCCTACCAGGGCCAGCTCCGCGCGCCGATCGACGTGCCGGACGTGACCGTCAACCTCTGCATGAGCTGCCACAACCGCGGCACCACGCCCTCGGGCAACTTCTCCAACTCGACCGCCACCGTCACGAAGCGCGGCTCGCATGCAGCCCAGGGCCCGATCGTCCTCGGCTCCGGCGCCGGGTACATCCCGCGGGGATTTGCGTACGACACGAACAACGCCTACACGACGCACGCGTCAGCCAACAATCCGCGGCTCTGCGCCGGCTGTCACGTGAACTCGTTCACGGTGACCGACGCGGCCACCGGCGAATTCGTCCTGCAGTCGGTCGGGCACCTCTTCTCGCCGGACCCCTGCCTCGACGGCACCGGGCAGCCGACCGCCGACAACAGCTGTGACCACCTGCCGGCGAGCAACCGCAACTGGACCGGCTGCCTCAACGCCGGCTGCCACGCCAGCGCGGACGTCGCCGCCTCGGCCCTCGTGAGCGATTCGACACTCATCGCGGGGCTGGCCAACCAGCTGTGGAACGACCTCAACCCGACGCTCAACTCGGGTGGCGAGCCGTACATGGACCCGGCCGACGCCGGCGACCTGGTGTACCTGCTCTTCACGGCAGGCAACCCGACGGTGGACGGGGTCCAGGCCTTCGATCCCAACGACAACATCGTCTCGCCGGCCGAGGGCGCGCTCTTCAACGCCATGATGCTGGCCGACAACCTGTACGGCCACAAGGACGGTTCGTACGGCGTGCACAATCCCTTCTACTACCAGGCCCTGCTGAGCGCGAGCATCAACGAGGTGCAAGAGGTATACGCCGCGTTCCTCCCGGGCCCGCCAAGTCCCGCGGTCCAGGCGACGATCAACAAGGCGCTTAGCCGCCCTGGGGTCAGTTACGTGGCTGGACAAACCAAGCTGAGCGCCGCACGTTAAGCGCGTGATCGCCCAGACTCTGCACTCGCTCTATCCGACCATGGCTCCCGGCACCACGCCGGGGGCCATGGTCGATTCTTTGCAGGCCGCCCAGGCCGACAGCGGGCTGGTCCCCACGCCGCTGCCGGATCCGGTCGTCAACGTCGTTCAGTGGATTTTCCAGCGGCCGGGCTGGGTCATGATTTCCGGGATCGTCATTGGCGCCGTCGTTGGCGTCGTGGCGGTCTGGTTCCTCTGGAAGCACCGCAAGGACATCTGGACCTGGCTCACTACCAGGAGCCGCGGCACCAAGCTTTTGATGGCGTCGGTCGCGGGCGTGTTCCTCCTCGTGGCCGGCGGTGTCGGCTACAAGGTCAACCACTACATGGAGCACGACAACGACTTCTGTCGGGGCTGCCACATCTTCATCCCCTACGGCCAGCCGTTCGTCCGGCCCGACACGGGCACCTATCTCATCGTCAATCAGCTCCAGGGCAAGCACGACACCCTCGAGTGTCACGACTGTCACCTGCCCGACAAGATCGCCCAGGCCCAGGAGTTGGTCCTGTGGATGGTGGACCGCCCCGACAAGGTGCCGCCCCACGCGAAGGTGCCTCCGACCGTCTGCAAGAGTTGCCACGAGCAGGGGGCGGCGAAGGAAACCTGGCAGGAAATCGTCACCACCGCCGGGCACCGGGTGCACTTCGAGTCCGATTCACTCAAGGACAAGAAGGTCGAGTGCCTGACCTGTCACGCCCGCTCGGCCCACCGGTTTGTTCCGGTGGATTCCACCTGCGCCCAGCAGGGCTGTCACCTGACCGAGGACGTCACCATCAGGCTCGGCAAGATGACCGACGCGGTGGGCCTGCATTGCGCCGTCTGCCACGAGTTCACCGCGGCGGTGCCCCGGCTGGCGACGGTCGATTCCGCCTCCGGGACCCTGGTCCCCGGCGACAACCAGTGCTTCAGCTGCCACGAGATGCAGCAGCGGCTCAAGGACTTCGACCCCACGCACGACCCACACAATGGGAAGTGCGGGATGTGCCACAACCCGCACACCAACGTCAAGCCGGCCGACGCCCTCAAGAGTTGCGCATCGGCGGCCTGCCATGGCGACTGGCGCAAGGTCGAGTTCCATACCGGCGCGGCGCATCGCAAGGGAATCGAGAACTGCGAGACCTGCCACACGCCGCATGCCGCGCGGGTGGACGCCAGCGCCTGTGCCTCCTGTCATGAACGGGTACGCGGGTCGGCCACCGGGCCGGGGGTGAAGAAACCTCCCCTGCCCTTCGACACCACCAAGGCGCTCCGGTCGAGTTCGGCGCAGCCAGACCCGACCAGCCCCCACGGAAAGGGCGACGCGCCGCCGGATGACGACTCTCCGGCGGCGTTGGTCTCTCCGGCCCCTGCCGACAGCTTCGAGCACGCGAATCACAAGGACCTGCCCTGCATCACCTGCCACACCACGTCGAATCCGACGTCGACGCTGAATTTTACCGCGCCACGCGGATGCCAGATCTGCCACCATACCGCCGCCGCCAAGCGCGACTGCGTGGCCTGCCACACCCCCGCCAATCAGGGCCCCGAGACCGTTCGCGTCACGATCACGGTGCCGGAACACGCCCCTCGGCCGCGGGACGTGGCGTTTGAGCATTCCGACCACCCAGACGTGGCGTGCAACGAATGCCACACCACGCCTGTGACGCTCGCCCCCGGGGCGCCGGTCAAGGGGTGCATCTCCTGCCACGACCAGCACCACACCGAGGCGAAGGACTGCGCGGCCTGTCACGCGGGTGGCGACCTCGAGACACCCCACACGCCGCCGGCCACAGCGCACGAAGGGTGCGACGCCTGCCACACGCCGGCGCGCATCGCGCTGCTGACCCCTTCCCGGCCGTTCTGCCTGACCTGCCACCAGCCGCAGCAGGCCGATCACTTCCCGGCGAAGGAGTGCACGACGTGCCATCTGGACGCGACGCCGGCGCAATGGCGGTCGCGACTGATGGGGGGGAGGGGCGCATGAAGTTCCGGAAGATGGCGACGGTGCTTTCGCTGGTGATCGTCCTCCCGGCTGCCGCCGCGGCACAGGGCTATAACCTGCGGCTCTCGGGCGGCATCCAGGGCGTCAGCTTCCGCGGCTATACCGCCGACAGCATCCCGAGAGACAGCGTCGTGACGACGGGCAACGGGAGCCTGGAGACGCCCAACGGCTACGCCGTCTCCTGCGCCACCGGCAATCTCTACTGCAACTACTGGATCCCGGGCCCCATCAACACCACCGCCCCGGCCGTCGCCCAGGCGGCGCTCACCATGTGGGGACTCGGACTTCCGGGCCTCAGGATCCAAGTAAATGGCTACGCCACCACCGACTTCAACACCGCCG harbors:
- the cybH gene encoding Ni/Fe-hydrogenase, b-type cytochrome subunit yields the protein MTSSTPRHGPAPPPMADSSLFPLGARFAPPSGNYRWVAPWGAPLRAMHWIAALAIVVLIVTGLYIGRPYFLTTGGPPQYLMGYIRLAHFIAAGVLVMTGLVRVYWLFAGNQFERLPALFPIRKRDWVNLWTQVKYYLMIGKGDEVHYIGHNPLQQLSYTFTYVVAVVVALTGFAMFGQANPGGFWYSVTQPMTTAIGGIQIVRLIHHLCVWWFIIFPIIHIYLVLRKEITEHGGGLSGIVSGGHYIDADVDYVDE
- a CDS encoding nickel-dependent hydrogenase large subunit, encoding MAKIKVVVDPITRIEGHLRIECQAENQMISTAWASSTQFRGIETIMTGRDPRDAWAFTQRICGVCTVVHAVASCRAVEDALGITIPPNATLIRNLVHGMQTIQDHVIHFYHLHALDWVDIISSLSADPAKTAAIAKSISPWPNNSATYFAEVQNRIKTFAAGGQLGIFTNGYWGHPAYKLPPEVNLLAVAHYLEALDWQKDVIRLHTIFGGKNPHPNFLVGGMASAINLNDTATINAARLSDVQAMITRAKRFVDEVYWPDVQAIAGFYKDWGAIGGGTGNYLTVGEYASVDTNDLDSLYFPRGIVMNRDLSKVYPYDHTLVKEGITSSWYEYAGGDAASLHPWEGETVPKYTGPPTPWTYLQGEKKYTWMKSPRYDGRAMEVGPLARMVVGYAAGQKDIKEITNELLNRLDVPPAALFSTLGRVGARCMETVLLANQMQNWYGQLVSRIKNGDTRTFNGDKWDPETWPKTAQGYGYLDASRGALGHWVQIEDGKISRYQCVVPSTWNCSPRDEQGVPGPYEAALMDHHPLLRPEQPLEILRTIHSFDPCMACGVHVLDADGHPVVEVKVQ
- a CDS encoding hydrogenase small subunit → MFFPTQFPWAQDQTLGEHLESSGVSRRDFLEFCGQMAVLLGLTEMAAPRVAAALEGVKRPVVIWIQLQECTGCVESVLRSADPSIGELILNIVSLDYSHTLMAASGTAAEDALKASMKANMGEYLLVVTGSVPLAEDGIYTTLGGRTAKDVLIEAAAGAKAVIGVGACAHWGSVQAAKPNPTGAVGIAEIIKDKPVVHLTGCPPIAETVTATLVHYLTFGGLPELDSDGRPLFAYGARIHDQCPRRANFDAGQYVEVFDDDAARKGWCLYKVGCKGPATFSPCPIFQWNMKTSWPIGAGHPCIGCTERGFWDTMTPFYNRLPNVAGIGIEQTADTIGAALAVGTIAGVAAHATATTVHQIRSRKKAAAAEEGGHDGQD
- a CDS encoding cytochrome c3 family protein, coding for MMPRAFGSRSFAALFGALALVFVVGCTETNTVYETVERPQFNPPPDSVNGYMGYYTAATKQTTCGNCHSGYQGQWVTTAHADAYDALVNSGHAASYCYGCHTVSDAGNSGAASGQPGGWNAVESPAYHDVQCESCHGPGYTHVSDPNPDNHPFARAGLKDTVMSCGGCHSGAHEPFVEQWSQTAHADSAANAYPAGGGTGCGAGCHEGRAALARFNGSPSHYVEKDSVGQETTLPPATCAVCHDPHGSPYQGQLRAPIDVPDVTVNLCMSCHNRGTTPSGNFSNSTATVTKRGSHAAQGPIVLGSGAGYIPRGFAYDTNNAYTTHASANNPRLCAGCHVNSFTVTDAATGEFVLQSVGHLFSPDPCLDGTGQPTADNSCDHLPASNRNWTGCLNAGCHASADVAASALVSDSTLIAGLANQLWNDLNPTLNSGGEPYMDPADAGDLVYLLFTAGNPTVDGVQAFDPNDNIVSPAEGALFNAMMLADNLYGHKDGSYGVHNPFYYQALLSASINEVQEVYAAFLPGPPSPAVQATINKALSRPGVSYVAGQTKLSAAR
- a CDS encoding cytochrome c3 family protein; translation: MIAQTLHSLYPTMAPGTTPGAMVDSLQAAQADSGLVPTPLPDPVVNVVQWIFQRPGWVMISGIVIGAVVGVVAVWFLWKHRKDIWTWLTTRSRGTKLLMASVAGVFLLVAGGVGYKVNHYMEHDNDFCRGCHIFIPYGQPFVRPDTGTYLIVNQLQGKHDTLECHDCHLPDKIAQAQELVLWMVDRPDKVPPHAKVPPTVCKSCHEQGAAKETWQEIVTTAGHRVHFESDSLKDKKVECLTCHARSAHRFVPVDSTCAQQGCHLTEDVTIRLGKMTDAVGLHCAVCHEFTAAVPRLATVDSASGTLVPGDNQCFSCHEMQQRLKDFDPTHDPHNGKCGMCHNPHTNVKPADALKSCASAACHGDWRKVEFHTGAAHRKGIENCETCHTPHAARVDASACASCHERVRGSATGPGVKKPPLPFDTTKALRSSSAQPDPTSPHGKGDAPPDDDSPAALVSPAPADSFEHANHKDLPCITCHTTSNPTSTLNFTAPRGCQICHHTAAAKRDCVACHTPANQGPETVRVTITVPEHAPRPRDVAFEHSDHPDVACNECHTTPVTLAPGAPVKGCISCHDQHHTEAKDCAACHAGGDLETPHTPPATAHEGCDACHTPARIALLTPSRPFCLTCHQPQQADHFPAKECTTCHLDATPAQWRSRLMGGRGA